The proteins below come from a single Kitasatospora sp. NBC_00315 genomic window:
- a CDS encoding VOC family protein: MSVEPVPEGYPRVSPYLYVHDAAAAVDFYRDVLGAVERVRMPGPGGRIGHAELTIGESVLMLADEFPDMDALGPRTVGGSPVTIFVYVEDVDDVHARALAAGARELSPVKDQFYGDRSGGFEDPFGHRWNVATHVEDVGPEEMKRRMDEAMAAGSDTAAG, from the coding sequence ATGAGCGTCGAACCCGTTCCCGAGGGCTATCCGCGGGTCTCGCCCTACCTGTACGTGCACGACGCCGCAGCCGCCGTCGACTTCTACCGGGACGTGCTGGGCGCGGTGGAGCGGGTGCGGATGCCAGGGCCCGGCGGCCGGATCGGGCACGCCGAGCTGACGATCGGCGAGTCGGTGCTGATGCTCGCGGACGAGTTCCCCGACATGGACGCGCTCGGCCCCCGGACGGTCGGCGGCTCGCCCGTGACGATCTTCGTGTACGTCGAGGACGTGGACGACGTGCACGCACGGGCCCTCGCCGCCGGCGCCAGGGAGCTGAGCCCGGTGAAGGACCAGTTCTACGGCGACCGTTCGGGTGGCTTCGAGGACCCGTTCGGTCACCGGTGGAACGTCGCCACCCACGTGGAGGACGTCGGCCCCGAGGAGATGAAGCGCCGGATGGACGAGGCGATGGCCGCCGGGTCGGACACCGCCGCCGGCTGA
- a CDS encoding sensor histidine kinase, producing MNLRRQIAVTVAVVSFLVALTLGVLVHQASVRQHTEQARRSAVAALDALLAGYDRTGQVLGATGAVDDPALPAELRRLAGQEHEGSTLGPGPDGTAMWAAAGSGGRVFSVRIDYREDERSIADLDRTILLSAALAVVVTVLAGVFAADRISSRLRTAARTARSIAQGDLDARIGPLGGPRDEVAELAAAVDSMSGVLRGRLAGEQRFTADVAHELRTPLTGLLTAAELLPPGRPTELVRDRVHFLCGLTEDLLEVSRLDAKAESAELSVVRLGPLATAMIRAADPSVRLRIDSDAPVTTDPRRLDRIVSNLLANARRHGAGPVTVRVAGTTLTIRDHGPGYPDDVLRYGPQRFRTGARERGHGHGLGLTIAQGHAEAIGIDLRLRNDPDGGAVAELRLPVGGAPEIEGTGPQPAP from the coding sequence GTGAACCTCCGTCGGCAGATCGCCGTCACCGTGGCCGTCGTCTCCTTCCTGGTGGCCCTCACCCTCGGCGTCCTCGTCCACCAGGCGTCCGTGCGTCAGCACACCGAGCAGGCCCGCCGCTCCGCGGTGGCCGCACTCGACGCGCTGCTCGCGGGCTACGACCGCACCGGCCAGGTGCTCGGAGCCACCGGCGCGGTGGACGACCCGGCGCTGCCCGCCGAGCTGCGGCGGCTCGCCGGCCAGGAGCACGAGGGTTCGACGCTGGGTCCGGGGCCGGACGGCACCGCGATGTGGGCGGCGGCCGGCAGTGGCGGCCGGGTCTTCTCGGTCCGGATCGACTACCGGGAGGACGAGCGCTCCATCGCGGATCTCGACCGGACGATCCTGCTCTCGGCCGCCCTCGCGGTCGTCGTGACCGTGCTCGCCGGGGTCTTCGCCGCGGATCGGATCAGCAGCCGGCTGCGCACCGCGGCCCGCACCGCCCGCAGCATCGCCCAGGGCGACCTGGACGCGCGGATCGGCCCGCTCGGCGGACCGCGCGACGAGGTGGCCGAGCTGGCCGCGGCCGTCGACTCGATGTCGGGAGTGCTGCGCGGCAGGCTGGCCGGCGAGCAGCGTTTCACCGCCGACGTCGCGCACGAACTGCGCACCCCCCTGACCGGGCTGCTCACCGCGGCGGAGCTGCTGCCGCCCGGGCGCCCCACCGAGCTGGTGCGCGACCGGGTGCACTTCCTCTGCGGCCTGACGGAGGATCTGCTGGAGGTCTCGCGGCTGGACGCGAAGGCCGAGAGCGCGGAGCTGTCCGTGGTCCGGCTCGGGCCGCTGGCCACCGCGATGATCCGGGCGGCCGACCCCTCGGTGCGGCTGCGGATCGACTCGGACGCACCGGTCACCACCGATCCGCGCCGGCTGGACCGGATCGTCTCCAACCTGCTGGCCAACGCCCGGCGGCACGGCGCCGGGCCGGTGACGGTGCGGGTGGCCGGCACCACGCTGACCATCCGCGACCACGGCCCCGGCTACCCGGACGACGTCCTGCGGTACGGGCCGCAGCGGTTCCGGACCGGTGCCCGCGAGCGGGGGCACGGGCACGGCCTGGGCCTGACCATCGCCCAGGGCCACGCCGAGGCGATCGGCATCGACCTGCGGCTTCGCAACGATCCGGACGGCGGCGCGGTCGCCGAACTGCGCCTGCCCGTGGGCGGAGCGCCGGAGATCGAGGGGACCGGGCCGCAGCCCGCGCCGTGA
- a CDS encoding winged helix-turn-helix domain-containing protein — protein MALERYGFPVDTAADGLEGLERFRAHPPDLLLLDVMLPLLDGVGLCRRIREESLLPILMMSARTEPIDVISGLEAGADDYIVKPFETAVLVARIRTVLRRTGIGTHPLTAPPPAGPAAPQTPRPPEPPRALRQIDGLEVDTDAMEVRVAGRQIPLTPTELRLLLEFTAAPGVVLERQTLLERVWDYSWGADTRVVDVHVQRLRAKIGAERIETIRGFGYKLRRVR, from the coding sequence ATGGCCCTGGAGCGCTACGGCTTTCCGGTCGACACGGCCGCCGACGGCCTGGAGGGCCTGGAGCGGTTCCGCGCCCACCCCCCGGACCTCCTGCTGCTCGACGTGATGCTCCCGCTGCTCGACGGCGTCGGACTCTGCCGCCGGATCCGCGAGGAGAGCCTGCTGCCGATCCTGATGATGTCCGCCCGCACCGAGCCGATCGACGTCATCTCCGGGCTGGAGGCCGGCGCCGACGACTACATCGTCAAGCCGTTCGAGACGGCCGTGCTGGTCGCCCGGATCCGTACGGTGCTGCGGCGCACCGGGATCGGCACCCACCCGTTGACGGCGCCGCCACCGGCCGGCCCGGCCGCCCCGCAAACGCCCCGGCCGCCCGAACCGCCGCGCGCCCTGCGGCAGATCGACGGTCTGGAGGTGGACACCGACGCGATGGAGGTGCGGGTGGCCGGCCGGCAGATCCCGCTCACCCCGACCGAACTGCGCCTGCTGCTGGAGTTCACCGCGGCCCCCGGCGTGGTGCTGGAGCGGCAGACCCTGCTGGAACGGGTCTGGGACTACTCCTGGGGCGCCGACACCCGGGTGGTGGACGTCCACGTCCAGCGGCTGCGCGCCAAGATCGGCGCGGAGCGGATCGAGACCATCCGCGGCTTCGGCTACAAGCTGCGGCGCGTCCGGTGA